The Equus caballus isolate H_3958 breed thoroughbred chromosome 19, TB-T2T, whole genome shotgun sequence DNA window TAAAAGTTCTATAAAGGAAATAAGCAGCAGTTGTGACCTGGGTGGGAGGGTTAGTGGAGAAGCATGGCAAGAGGGGAAGATagaaagggaggcaggggccagagcTGGAGGGGCTTCTCGGCCACGGTAAGGATTTCAGATGGGAGACTGTGGGGGACTTTTAGGCCGGGAGACCTGCTTACGTTTGCACAGCTGCCTGCAGCGCAGGAACAGTTGAAGCAGGAAGACCAGGTGGAAGGCTGTTGTTGCCGTTCCCCAAGTGAGATAGCATGGCTTGGAACATGATGATAGACATGGAAGTGAAGAGAAATGAGACTGCACAAGATCACTCAGGGAGACAGTGTTGAGAAAAGggtgcaatggactgaatgtatCTCTCCGAAAGtcctatgttgaaaccctaatcccaatgtgatggtatttggagatggggcctttaggagggagttaggtcatgagggtggagtccctatgaaggggattagtgcccttataagaagacagcAGAGAGTTAGCTACTCTCCTTCTACCATGTGAAGACATAGCAAGAAGGTGGCTCTCTGTAAATCAGAAAGAGAACACTtgagatggaggaggggagaccAAAGAGCCCCGGAGAGAATGACcagacagggcagagcagagccaGGCCATTGTGATGTCATGGAAGCAAGGAAGAAGAGTGATCCCCAAACAATGGGGTGCTGCTCCTAGTCAAGGAAGAGAATGGATGATTACAGGAGTCAGTTCTTCCGGAGGGAAACAGCTGAGATCCAGAGCCAAGGAGGAGATGCCATCTGGTTGGAGCAGGGTCACTTCATTGTAAGGGGATTTGATTGCAGGAAGATGAAGGCATTGCTGTTGTgcagcttctgttttctcaacCAATTCTGAGACCTAATAATGATCTAGGACAGTGGTTCCCAATTCTGGCTGTGTGGTGGAATTTCCTGGAaagatttgttaaaaatacaaattcacaGGCAGTACTTCCCAGGGATTCTGATTGAGTACGTCTTAGATGGGCCTGAgaattcagttttcttttaagaattttcagGAGATATGATGCCCTGCCAATTTGGGGAGTGATAGATCTTTGGGATTGGATGACGTTTTAAAGGCAGGAATGACAGGTGAAATGAATAGGGTGGGTTGCCATGAAATATTTCTGCAAGTGTATTTTTCTTGATTTACCAAGTGAATAGAGTGATTTTTGTCCATAATAAAGAACCACTGCCTCCCCTCCGCCCCCACACCATCTTTCACATCTGCATGAAATCAAGTGATCTCCGGGTATTTATTCTATAACATGAGTCCATCTGGATTTGACTTATGTGTATGTTGTTGGGGTTGGATCCAATTTCACTTTTTCTCACGGATAACCAGTAGTTCTAGCACCATTCATTTAATCAGTCGTTCTTCTCCAGTGATTTGTAGTGACAGCTCTGTCATAAACCAAGTGTCCATGTGTTTATGGGGCAATTTTAGGACCCTCTCTTCTGCTCCACTGGTCAGTATCAATCTTTATTCCAATATCATGGTATGTTAATTAgcctttcatattttccatcccttgatctttttgtgtttatgtttggGGTGATTTCCTCACATTTTTTTTAGATTGCCTCCTTATTTATGACTAATTTGCTATGCTAAGTCCACAAgggatatatgtgtatatatatatatatatatacacatatatatatacataccgttatgtgttgcttaacaatggggatgtgttatgagaaatgtgtcgttaagtgattttgttgttgtgtgaacatcacagagtgtacttacacaaacctagatggtataccccactacacacctaggctctatgttactaatcttacgggaccaccattgtatttgtgatccatcgttgactgaaacctTGTTATGCGGCGCATGGCTGTACTTATATTCTGGGAAGAAcactcctgtgtttctccttcACTTTCACACTAATACCACACTCACAATACTTCTAACATGAGTTTCGTGGGTTTTCCACTAATCAAGCAATTCTCTGGGATACTACACCAGCTGGATGTCCTTCAATTCGATTCAGTTCTAACCAGAGTTAgcgcagaccccacaggttaagggctcagttccacaaTACGCCCGCCCTGTACCTCAGACGCCAGTCACAAGTcccaggttatcacctgtgcttctaaCCTCCTGGCTGTAAATTGGAGGTTCTCATGTCCCCTCCTTGGTTTTGattatttgctagaacagctcacagaactcagggaaacacttaatatttactggtttattatataAAAGATACAGATGAAGAGCAAGATAAAGAGATACACAGGGCAATGTCTAGAAGGATCCCAAGCAGTGagcttctgtctccatggagtTGGGGTGCACCACCCTACCAGCCTGTGGATGTGGTCaccaacctggaaactctctAAACGccattctttgggatttttatggaggcttcatcacatagacATAACTCATCACTGACTCAGTTTCCAGCCCCTTtccccttcctggaggatggTGTAAGTTGCAAGCTTCTAATCacggcttggtctttctggtggcCAGGctccatccaggagcccaccaagtaTCGCCTCATTAGAATAAGACTCTCCTATCATCCTGGAAATTTCAGGGGGTTTAGGAGCTCTGTATTGGGTACTGGGTCAAGGACCAAATAGCACAACAAAAGATGCTCTTAGTGCCTTTATTACTTAGGAATTTCCAAGGattgtaagagctctgtgccaggaaccaggtgCAGAGACATAGATACATGCTTTTAAAACCCTCCCTTCCTTTTATTCAGACTGCCGTCTTCTTTCACTAGGACTTTGAAGCAGTACTGTTGATGCCTGCTCCTTTTTCCTTTGGGCATGTCTGAGCTTGCAGCTGTGTAGACCATTTCCATTGTGCTGACAGTGTCCCTCCCTGAACACCcctactctctgcttctctggcGCCATGGGAGCTTGCTCAGCCCAAGATTCAAAGAAGTTAATGCTCCCAAGGGCAACCCTCAACCACAGGGGGACAGGCCATAGTAGATAGTTGCTCCAGGTTCTCTGTCCTTGGGTGGGACAGTTCCGAGATGTGTTTCACAATTTCTTAAAGGGCCCAAGATGGACACTTTATTGCCTTTTCtgtatttcctgttttctttcctcactCACTTGTGCTTCCTGAGATCATCTCCCAAATAATCTACCAGCACCCTTGTCTCAGGGTTTGctttggaagcaacccagattACAACAGTTGGCATTGGAAATACCCCAGAAAGCAGACCCTCAGGGTGAACTGCCTTGCCAGTTATTAGGAGAGTGTGGGGAGGCTCAGAGCAGTGTGCTTTAGGAGGATTTATTATGTGAGACCAGAGAGCCTGCCAGCTGACTGTGTGCCCTAGGAGGCCCAGAGGACAATCCTTTCGCTAAAGCTGTGAGATTGCAGTAGTGTGTGGGTACTGACTTAGTTGAGAGGCTCAGTGGTGACTGTCCTGTACAGGCCAGAGATGACAGTAGGAGATGCCCTAGTGTCAATGAGAATGATAGAATTTCAGAATAGCAGGACCACTCTTGAGACTTGGTTAGGACTTGTCACCATCAACCCATCGTCCCATTCCTGGACTGAAGCTGTTCACATCTCCTCACTGGTTGACTACTTATATCTTCTCCATAGaattaaagtaatttttctaaaatacttattttcataCCATTTTCCCACCTAAGGACTTACAATGTCTTCTTATTgcatattagaaaaaatataaatgtctcttcCCTATATGTAAGGCCCTGTATCACTTGATGCTCCTCTGGTCATTGTCAGTTTCCTTACTAGTCCTGGGGTAAATCCTCTGATCCCCCTTTCCCCTATCTcagcctcctcccccttcccagagagacacacacacatgcacacaaaatacCAGTTTCCTCCTGTCTATTAGAGAAAGACAGGCTGTTCCTATTGGGATGCCCTATGCTACATCCATCCAAATTCTATCAAATTAAAGATGATTTCTTTAAAAGTCATCTTCTCTATAAAAAACTATCTGAGATTAGGATTCATCCCACAGTAGACTTCTAAAGCATCTTGGAACGTATAATCCTCTGCGTAGTCTTGGAATCTCACAGCTGGGTTCAGTCACACCTCACACTGAGTTTAGCACTGCCTCCCACAGCAGCCCCGAGAGATTCATTCTTTCCTCCCACCTGCTACTGGACCTGCACTCTTGATGGGCTGTGGATGCAAAGATGAAGCGACGAGGtgcctgccctcaagaagctcacaCTGTCTCTAACTGGGGAGACAAACAGTTCAGTTGCAGAGCAGGGAAAGCAAAGGGACAAAAGACTGTCCAAGGCAGGGTGGCGACATGGGGGAGAAAGTGACTAAATCTGAGCAGTAGGGAAGCTGAGGTGATGCTTGTGCTGTGTCCTGAGGGGTGAGGAGGAATTCTCCAGCAGACGAGTCAGAGAAAGCATTCCCAGGAAGGGAGCAGCGTGGAGTGGTCTCTCTATCTAGCACGTGTGCATCCAGTCGGCATCACGCCCCCCTACACTGATTTGTGTATCACCTGGAAATCCATTTCCTGTTTAACAAACATCTTGATATCCTCCAAACAGAAGATACTTTTTTAAGGAGAAGGGTCATGTTCTGTTGCTTTTGTATCCCTCACATTGCCTGGTAATATCAGGCGCAAAGGATGGGctactttgtgttttgttttaatgtgaaGAGATACTATAGACCCATGTAAAGATGGGTTTTCCCAGCTTGTCCAGCATACTGGACTCCACCTATTTATTCCTCCCTGCCTCTATCTCCTGTATCTGTCCTTCCAGTTACTTCTGTGACCAACACTGTGTGCACACAAGATGGCTGGTCCATGTTATGGAAGTCTTTGGCCATGGAATGAAATAGAACAAATTGGGCTATATGAGAATGGAAGCTGTGGTCTTGACCTTCCAGGTTGATGCTTTAAACAAGTGAATTAACCAGCCACAGACTGGTGCTACATCCTTGCTTGTGGAATGATTTGAATAATCTCTTTATAATATTCTAGACATGGTAAGTCGTGATCATTCTGAGCTTGATAAGTCATCACAAAAGAGTGCTTTCCTTATCGGGGATGTTCTGTAAGACTCTTGGGTTCTTGAACAGGTCTTCTTCTGCTCTGTAGCTCCACTCACCATCTCCCCTCAAAATATTTGGCTCTAGTGTGACACAGTGAAACAGAGTAGAGTATCTGAGGATTGGTATCCTATGAGAGGAAAGAGATCTGAGGCAGTTTTCCCCTATGATGGATGCAGCAGCTAATTGACCCCAAATAGctgttcttccttcttccatATTAATAGAGCCCCTTATTTCCAGCTGGACGTGTGATTACCCTGAATAAACATTCCGTTGCTCACTCTCCCTTCCAGCTCATTGTGGCAGTGTGGCTAAGTTCGGAGAGCGGATGTGGGAGGGAGTGACCTAAGCAACTGCTGGGTTGAGTCCTTTAAGAAGGGAGCGTGCTGCCCCCTTCCTCGTTTTTTTCACCTTCCCCCTGGCTGGAACGTGGCTGTGATGGTTTACTATCCTGGACCTTCGAGAGGAGGGCAACACCTTCAGGGTGGAAGAGGACCAAGATAGAAGAAACCTGGGCCCCTGACTGGAGCCACCACATGAGCCCAGACTGCTTGTGTCAAAGAGAAATATCGTCCTGGTTAAGCTATGAGTATGTTAGCTCTCTGTCTCCACAGCTAATTAACACATTGGGGGATAAAAAAGTTATGAGGTTCAAACAGTGTCAGCTGAGTGATATGAACAAgatgagaaacatttttaaagatatttaatgactttttttcaaatcagtacaaaaatttaaatacaaaaatgattTGCTATAGACAAGTCTCAAATCTATCATGGAAACTCAAAAAAGTTACCAGTCTGTTCACTGTTCATGATAGTCTgtaaaatatttgagaacagTCACCCACTACAGACATTCTTTTCCCCTGTGGGATGTCATACTGCAGTAAAACTCTGTATTTAAATAACAATAATGCCAGTTTGGTCCATTTCACATGGAAAAGTTCTAGTTAGTTTTGAGTTAAATAGGGATGATGGCACTGTCCCTAGACTTCAGAAGACGTGGCGGTTTCATCTGCTCTTACCCTGACCTGTTCACACGATGTGCAGCCCTCGAAAGGGAGACACAGACATAGACACAATTGCTTAAACTCTTCTTTAAATTAAATGGAGTCATTAATTCATTTAGCTCTGAGATTAGCACCATTGTAGAATACACAGTATCTGGCATAGATTTTGCTCCTCCCCTACCTAAACGTTAGAAGCATATGCCtgatcacacatacacacatgcacacatgcacacacacatagattTAGGCAATTGAGCAAAACCAATAAATAAGTTGGAAGgtattttgaaaagtgaaatttGGTTTTAACTAAAGAGGTACTTTCTCTCTTACTTGATGGCAATAAAAAGCCCATGCATGTACAGATAAATACAGTTTTACAAATCAGCTGATCCGACTTGCTTCCAAGCCGGTTCCGTGCAGCTGTCCAGCAGCAGGAGTCCAGTGGATCCGTGTTGCCCCCATAGTCATCAGCCCAAAACCAGCATCCTCAAGACCAAGCCAAAGGATATTTGGCCACGTAAATGTCGCCTGCATTGGAAGTGAAGTTGGATGGGACATCTTTTTGATGGGAAAAGTCCATTATATAATTACCAGTGAGCAAGAAACCCTGTGGTAATGAACTCATTTCTCTATTTAAGAAATTGAGAAGAAATGGTGCTGTTATATCATATAAGGGAGAAGACAGATATTAGGTTGAAGAGAATTTTCTTGATGGTTAAAATGATTCAGATTTGACATAGACACATTTCCATGTAGGTTTATACcgtatttatttgtgtattttcccaTCTGTACCTATCCCCTCAATTCCTCACTCTTAATTTTGAGGAAAGTATACAAGGTTCCACCACCATAACCCCACGTTATTTCCTCCAGTGGCATATAGTGTCAGCCGCAGACTCACAGCCAACTTGAAATGCTTTGTCTGTGTTTTGAGACCAGATTTGAATGCCCAAAGCAGTTAATAGGTACCTACATGAAAACCTGGAAAATACTTATTCTTCCTTTTAAACTTGCGTTGACTCTTGACTTGTGCTGAGTAAGTGGTGACATAAAAATCATGGGCTATCACTGCCCTTTGACATTCCAGATAGCTCTTCCACAGTTTGCTTCTAAAGAAACAGTCCTTTTCCTACAATTTTAGTACCTACACCAGGAAGTAGTAcgtccatttttaaatttataacttcagaaattattttttcaaaagaatttattttcctatgtAATTCTGAATCCCTTGATGGCCGCCCCCTGCCCCGCCCGCTAGTAAAGGATGGCTTGGATTTTGGAAATTGACTTTGGAACCCCAGACGACACACCAGTTTGCATATATACTACCCAGGGAAATTTCCTCGAAACTCAACAGCTACTAAAAAAAATGGCTATCCCCTTCATGGATAAAACCTCATTGTAGCCATTTGTGTGTGTCGGCACAGGAGGgggtttttgtatgtgtgtgaacACAGTACTGCTGTTGATAATGAGCATCCCACAAAACTGGAACATTACTGGGCGAgaggattattttttttcttgttacttccAGGTGTTCATATCAGTTAGGCCATAGTGGAAATTAcatggagggaagaagaaagaaaaaaaaatcaaagaaataaaaaacaaaaagaacccttgaggaataaatgagttaattacTGCTCATGTCTCCCAGTGGGCTTGTGAGCTCCTCGCGAGGCCCTCCCTCTCTATACCCCACAGAAGTGTCTTACCCAGTGCTCGCACAGAGAAGGCACTGGGTAAATGCACAGTGCTGATTGGTTCACTCGTTCTTCTGGAGACACGAGACACATGATTCTTGGTAGGACTCCTGTTGCTAAAGACACAGCCTCTGGTGAGAGAAGCATTCTGATACTGAAGGCCTACCGTGGTCCCCCGGCCCCTCCCATGGGGCAGTAACACTGGAGaactcccctcccccctccaagACAAATATCTGCATAAATACAGAGGAAATTATGCAAGTAAATACGGTATGTAATTGTTATCATTGACATCTCTTTAAgccatatttataaatattttaagtaaacaatATGAGTGAGTGACTTTCATTAGCTATGATCTCTTACTGAAATATTTTGACTGATCTGAATAAGCAGGTTATCATGGAAGCATATAACATACAACAGCTAATATGATTCCAGTGGGTACAACAGGTGTCAGTACTTGATACATAAATCTATCCCATCCTTTTCAATTACAAGCTGCTGTGCGGAGCATTAAACATGCatcttagtttttatttgtaCATGATGGTTCaaattttcacttaaatataACTTTCCAACTATATAAATGTTTTGAAGCAATTATGTTTTTCATTTGGATCTTTTGGTGCGTCATTGTCTTTTCTTCTAttaaatctctctttttcttttcttttttacatggGATACAATAAATATCCTGAAAAGGAGGAGTGGACGTACTGCCCGGCGTACAGCCCTGCAGCCTGTTCTGAGGGCAGCTGGAGGAACACGCGGTCCCCTGGCCTGAGCAGCAGCACCGCGCTCCCCGACGCCTGGTCCAGAAAGCCCTTTTTGTACTCATCGTACGTGTACATCACCGGCTCGTTGTTCTTGAACAGGGCAACCCACACGTTGCCCCCCTTGCAGTGAACGTGGTATGCAAAGTAGTAGACGCCAGGGACCTCACAGGTGAAGATGCCCGTCTGCGGGTTGTAGTTCTGTCTGCCGTTATAGAGCAGTTTGTCAAACTTCACTGGGGCCCCCACGGGGGGGAAAGGTGCAGTCAGCTCAGCGGTAAACGCGGGCATCTCGTAGGCTGGCCCTCCGTTCTTGCCCTTCTTAGCCCCATAGGCGTGGGGGGGCTTCACGCCATCAATCCCCACCCCCATGTCGGGCAGATACTCTCCATGGGGTGGTGGTGTAGGGGGCATCCCAGCTGGGGCGCCTGGGGGCCCTGGAGGGCCAGGGGGCCCTGGAAGGCCAGGCTGGCCTTGAGGACCAAGGGCACCAGGCTTTCCTGGGGGGCCATGAAGTCCTGCGACCCCCGGCTTCCCTATTCCAGGGAACCCAGGGGGCCCTGGGAGGCCTGGTTCCCCTTTGGGGCCTGGAATTCCAGGTGGTCCAATGGGGCCACTAGGGCCTGCAATCCCTGGGATGCCTGGGGGCCCCTGTAGACCCTGATCCCCTGGGATTCCTGGTTCTCCCTTTGGTCCAAGCAGCCCTGGAGCACCAGGGAGCCCTGGCAAACCTTTGTGCCCAGCTTCCCCCTTGGGCCCTATGGGACCTGGCAAACCCCTTATGCCAGGGGGCCCCACTTCACCCAGGAAGCCTGGCTTTCCTGGGAAGCCCTGAAGCCCTGGTTCACCCTTGGGACCTGGTGGTCCCTGTGGCCCCACAACCCCACCTTCTCCTTTGGGCCCAGGAAAACCAATAGCACCTGGAGGGCCCATAGGACCAGGGATTCCAGGCAGGCCTGGCTCTCCTGGGGGACCCCCCACTCCAGGGGCACCTACTGGTCCTTTCTCCCCTCTTgggcccagagccccaggaaCACCACCTACACCCCTGTCACCTTTGGGTCCTGGGAAGCCTGGTTTCCCAATCCCTGGAAGGCCTGGGGGTCCTGGCAGCCCTGGCAGTCCTTGCTCCCCTTTGCCACCTGGAAATCCTGGCTGGCCAGGGATCCCATCCTGGCCTGGTTTTCCAATTCCAGGTATCCCAGGAGGTCCTTGAATCCCTGGGACCCCAATAGGACCTTGTGGCCCAGGTTCGCCTGGAGGACCTGGCTTTCCCAGGGGCCCCTGGGGCCCAGGGAAGCCAGTCACTCCTGGTTTGCCCACTCCTGGAAGTCCGACAGGGCCAGGAGGACCGTGCATCCCTGGAGGGCCCTTCAGGCCTGGCAAACCTGGCATCCCAAAGCCCTTCTCTCCTTTTGGACCCTGAAGGCCTGGAGGTCCTGGTGGGCCTTTGGGTCCTCGCTCACCCTTTGCACCTGGTGGCCCTGGTAACCCTGGCCCACCTGGCTTCCCAATGCCAGGAAGTCCGTGAGGCCCTGGAGGTCCTTGTGGTCCTGGGATCCCCATAGGCCCGATCTCTCCTTTGGGTCCAATTTCGCCTTTTGCCCCGGGCATTCCCATGGCTCCTGGCTTTCCTGGCATTCCAGGCATACCTGGTTTTCCAACTCCTGGGTATCCCTGTGGCCCTGGTTTTCCTTTGATTCCAGGTATCCCATGACCTGGTAACCCAGGGGGCCCAGGCGGTCCTCTTGGGCCAGGCTCTCCACGGGGACCTTGCTCCCCTCGTAAACTGGCTACTGGGATTTCTactgagaaagaggagagagaaaaagagggagggggagagagagagggagagattaatAGTGATTATCCTTCCCTTCAGGGACGTTAGGACAGTGGTCATTTAGTTCTGGTGCATTGGCCTGTCGCGTGTTGAGGGAGACTAGGAGTTCCGTGCTTGTCCTCCAGGACTGTTAGTTACCAGCACTCAGAGGACAGTCAAGCTGGTCATTTCTGTGAGACATTTGAGACGATGTTTGAGAGTGGGTATCTGCAGCTGCTTTTATCAGTGTTGGTTAAGTAAAAAGGctaaaaagtaatgaagaaacATTTTTGCAAGTACAAAAGTTGGAGATATTATGGTGTGTTCACTatagagaatttagaaaatttaaagaagaataaagaaaaatcaaagtagCCTATAAGCCTCCTCCTGAGAGGTAATCACTTGCCATTTATGTGTATTTCCGTCTCGTGTCctaggtatatatatatgtgtgtgtgtattttaaacagTGTTGGAA harbors:
- the COL8A1 gene encoding collagen alpha-1(VIII) chain isoform X2: MAVPPAPLPLLGVLLTISLGFIRLIQAGAYYGIKPLPPQIPPQIPPQIPQYQPLGQQVPHMPLGKDGLNVGKEYPHLPQYMKEIQPAPRMGKDAAAKKGKEIPVASLRGEQGPRGEPGPRGPPGPPGLPGHGIPGIKGKPGPQGYPGVGKPGMPGMPGKPGAMGMPGAKGEIGPKGEIGPMGIPGPQGPPGPHGLPGIGKPGGPGLPGPPGAKGERGPKGPPGPPGLQGPKGEKGFGMPGLPGLKGPPGMHGPPGPVGLPGVGKPGVTGFPGPQGPLGKPGPPGEPGPQGPIGVPGIQGPPGIPGIGKPGQDGIPGQPGFPGGKGEQGLPGLPGPPGLPGIGKPGFPGPKGDRGVGGVPGALGPRGEKGPVGAPGVGGPPGEPGLPGIPGPMGPPGAIGFPGPKGEGGVVGPQGPPGPKGEPGLQGFPGKPGFLGEVGPPGIRGLPGPIGPKGEAGHKGLPGLPGAPGLLGPKGEPGIPGDQGLQGPPGIPGIAGPSGPIGPPGIPGPKGEPGLPGPPGFPGIGKPGVAGLHGPPGKPGALGPQGQPGLPGPPGPPGPPGAPAGMPPTPPPHGEYLPDMGVGIDGVKPPHAYGAKKGKNGGPAYEMPAFTAELTAPFPPVGAPVKFDKLLYNGRQNYNPQTGIFTCEVPGVYYFAYHVHCKGGNVWVALFKNNEPVMYTYDEYKKGFLDQASGSAVLLLRPGDRVFLQLPSEQAAGLYAGQYVHSSFSGYLLYPM
- the COL8A1 gene encoding collagen alpha-1(VIII) chain isoform X1 gives rise to the protein MAVPPAPLPLLGVLLTISLGFIRLIQAGAYYGIKPLPPQIPPQIPPQIPQYQPLGQQVPHMPLGKDGLNVGKEYPHLPQYMKEIQPAPRMGKDAAAKKGKVEIPVASLRGEQGPRGEPGPRGPPGPPGLPGHGIPGIKGKPGPQGYPGVGKPGMPGMPGKPGAMGMPGAKGEIGPKGEIGPMGIPGPQGPPGPHGLPGIGKPGGPGLPGPPGAKGERGPKGPPGPPGLQGPKGEKGFGMPGLPGLKGPPGMHGPPGPVGLPGVGKPGVTGFPGPQGPLGKPGPPGEPGPQGPIGVPGIQGPPGIPGIGKPGQDGIPGQPGFPGGKGEQGLPGLPGPPGLPGIGKPGFPGPKGDRGVGGVPGALGPRGEKGPVGAPGVGGPPGEPGLPGIPGPMGPPGAIGFPGPKGEGGVVGPQGPPGPKGEPGLQGFPGKPGFLGEVGPPGIRGLPGPIGPKGEAGHKGLPGLPGAPGLLGPKGEPGIPGDQGLQGPPGIPGIAGPSGPIGPPGIPGPKGEPGLPGPPGFPGIGKPGVAGLHGPPGKPGALGPQGQPGLPGPPGPPGPPGAPAGMPPTPPPHGEYLPDMGVGIDGVKPPHAYGAKKGKNGGPAYEMPAFTAELTAPFPPVGAPVKFDKLLYNGRQNYNPQTGIFTCEVPGVYYFAYHVHCKGGNVWVALFKNNEPVMYTYDEYKKGFLDQASGSAVLLLRPGDRVFLQLPSEQAAGLYAGQYVHSSFSGYLLYPM